From a region of the Castanea sativa cultivar Marrone di Chiusa Pesio chromosome 10, ASM4071231v1 genome:
- the LOC142612060 gene encoding uncharacterized protein LOC142612060, protein MDAMSRALRKAARSPFLGDIERAPMPGRFARPLFNSYDGKTDPVEHVNHYIQMMSLHTHNDALMCKIFPSSLGPTALRWFNGLRKGSIHNFAELIQEFGVRFMTCNRVPQSVDALLSMKWGQGKPFAAMKIRCWELYNEIGGGNEKIARVPFGWDCPRIPNYKTR, encoded by the coding sequence ATGGATGCTATGAGTCGAGCATTACGCAAAGCTGCTCGTTCGCCATTTTTGGGGGACATTGAACGGGCCCCCATGCCGGGTAGATTTGCACGGCCTCTATTCAATTCTTATGATGGGAAAACGGACCCGGTAGAGCACGTAAACCATTATATTCAGATGATGTCCTTGCATACTCATAACGATGCATTAATGTGTAAGATATTTCCCTCGAGTCTTGGACCCACCGccttgaggtggttcaatggatTAAGGAAAGGCTCAATTCATAATTTTGCTGAGTTGATTCAAGAGTTTGGTGTCCGGTTCATGACATGCAACCGAGTTCCGCAATCCGTGGATGCATTACTATCAATGAAATGGGGGCAGGGGAAACCTTTCGCAGCTATGAAAATCAGGTGTTGGGAGTTGTACAATGAAATTGGCGGAGGCAACGAAAAAATCGCTCGAGTACCTTTCGGTTGGGATTGCCCGAGGATTCCGAACTACAAGACTCGTTGA